The DNA sequence GCCGGCCAAGTCACGGCGCTCGCGCTGTTCAACTTGCCGCTCGCTTGGCTGCAGGAGTACGTCGCCGCCGTGAACGCGGTGACCGCGGCCGACGTGCAGCGTGTGGCGCGTCGCTACGTGCCGGACGATGCGGCAACGGTCATCGTGGTCGGCGACCTCGCGAAGGTCCGCGCCGGCATCGAAGCCTTGAACCTCGGGCCCGTCACGGTCGTGCCGGTCGAGGAGCTCGCGCGCCCGTGAGCGACCGCGCGCGCTTGCGCATCGCCTTCCAGGGCGAGCTGGGCTCGTTCTCCGACGAGGCCATCCAGCAGCTCTATGGCGGCGATGTGCAGCGCCTCCCGTACCGTGACTTCGCCGACGTCACGGCGTCGGTCGCGTCGGGCGTGGCCGACCGCGGCGTGCTGCCCATCGAGAACACCATGGCCGGCTCCATCGCCGGTGCGCACGACGCGATCTCCGCGATGCCGGGCCTGCACGTGGTCGCCGAAACGGTGGTCGCCGTGCACCACTGCCTCCTCGGCCCACCGACGACGACCTTCGAGCAGGTGACCAGCGTGCTTTGTCACCCCGTCGCGCTCGCCCAGTGCCAGCAGTTCTTCGCCGAGAATCCGCAGCTTGAGGTGCATCCGTCGTACGACACGGCAGGTGCGGCGATGGACGTGTCGAAGATCGCCGATCCCGCATTTGCGGCGGTCGCCAGCCGACGCGCGGCGCTGCATTACGACCTCAAGGTGCTTCGCGCCGACATCGAGGACCGCGCCGATAACCAGACGCGCTTCCTCGCACTCTCGCGCGCGCCCCAGCCGCTGCCCAACGGCACGCCGGCTCGCACCATGGTGATGGTCACCACCGGCGACGCCCCAGGCTCGCTGCTCGCCGTGCTGACACCCCTCGCCACGCACGGCGTGAGCATCCGCCGCCTCGAGTCCCGGCCCACCGGCGAACCCTGGAGCTACCGCTTCTTCATCGAGTTCGACCATCAGGTCGGTGACGAGCGCGCCGAGGCGGTGATGCAGGAGATCGCCGCACGGAGTGCGTCGGCGCGCTTCTTCGGGACCTTCCCGCGATGGGGCGCGGGCCGGCGCGGCAGCATCGGCTGGAGCTCCGGGGCAATCTCACCCGTGTGAGCCGCGCTCCGGCGCAGCCTTAGCGCGGCTTCCGGTACTCCGCCGAGATGATGCTCTTGAGTCCGCCGCGCACGTTGAAGTCGCCGACGACCTTCATCGAGCGCGGCTGCGCCGCCGCCACGAGGTCGTCGAGGATGCGATTCACGACGCGCTCGTAGAAGATGCCGTCGTTGCGGAAGCTCCAGAGATAGAGCTTGAGGCTCTTCAGCTCGAGGCAGACGGCGTCGGGCAC is a window from the Pseudogemmatithrix spongiicola genome containing:
- the queF gene encoding preQ(1) synthase encodes the protein MPQPELLETFPNPYADRDYEIFMTTPEFTSLCPLGGVESDAAELALLKGGAPDFATINITYVPDAVCLELKSLKLYLWSFRNDGIFYERVVNRILDDLVAAAQPRSMKVVGDFNVRGGLKSIISAEYRKPR
- a CDS encoding prephenate dehydratase, with the protein product MSDRARLRIAFQGELGSFSDEAIQQLYGGDVQRLPYRDFADVTASVASGVADRGVLPIENTMAGSIAGAHDAISAMPGLHVVAETVVAVHHCLLGPPTTTFEQVTSVLCHPVALAQCQQFFAENPQLEVHPSYDTAGAAMDVSKIADPAFAAVASRRAALHYDLKVLRADIEDRADNQTRFLALSRAPQPLPNGTPARTMVMVTTGDAPGSLLAVLTPLATHGVSIRRLESRPTGEPWSYRFFIEFDHQVGDERAEAVMQEIAARSASARFFGTFPRWGAGRRGSIGWSSGAISPV